One genomic segment of Arthrobacter sp. zg-Y1110 includes these proteins:
- a CDS encoding amidohydrolase family protein, whose product MRYEYGLDLASLDAIDMHVHIECSDHGHASLPAALTEASAKYFKSEDRSPSLDTIAERYREWRMAAVVFTVDATTALGHEPNSIEEIAEGAARNNDVLIPFGSVDPLQGSRAVDRARMLVEDYGVKGFKFHPSLQNFDPSDQQFYPIYEAISALGVPALFHTGQNGMGAGLPGGYGIKLAYSNPMLLDAVAADFPELQVIMAHPSVPWQDEANSIATHKANVWIDLSGWSPKYFPESLVRASNSMLADKVLFGTDYPLISPQKWLGAFEQQSFKDEVRPKILKDNAVRLLGLDTAAGAAAGAAGAGESA is encoded by the coding sequence TATGAATACGGCCTGGACCTCGCGTCCCTGGACGCCATCGACATGCACGTGCACATCGAGTGCTCCGACCACGGTCACGCGTCGCTGCCCGCAGCCCTCACCGAGGCGTCGGCCAAGTACTTCAAATCGGAGGACCGCAGCCCCTCCCTGGACACCATCGCCGAGCGGTACCGCGAATGGCGGATGGCCGCCGTCGTCTTCACCGTGGATGCCACCACCGCTCTGGGCCACGAACCGAACTCCATCGAGGAGATTGCCGAGGGCGCGGCGCGCAACAATGACGTGCTGATTCCCTTCGGTTCAGTGGACCCGCTGCAGGGCAGCCGTGCCGTGGACCGGGCGCGGATGCTGGTGGAGGACTACGGCGTCAAGGGCTTCAAGTTCCACCCCTCGCTGCAGAACTTCGATCCCTCGGACCAGCAGTTCTATCCGATCTACGAGGCCATTTCCGCCCTGGGTGTCCCGGCCCTGTTCCACACGGGGCAGAACGGCATGGGGGCCGGGCTGCCCGGGGGCTACGGCATCAAGCTCGCCTATTCGAACCCGATGCTGCTCGACGCCGTTGCCGCGGATTTCCCGGAACTGCAGGTCATCATGGCGCACCCGTCCGTGCCGTGGCAGGACGAGGCCAACTCCATTGCCACCCACAAGGCCAACGTCTGGATTGATCTGTCCGGCTGGTCGCCGAAGTACTTCCCGGAGTCCCTGGTCCGGGCCTCGAACTCCATGCTGGCCGACAAGGTCCTGTTCGGCACGGACTATCCGCTGATTTCCCCGCAGAAGTGGCTCGGCGCCTTTGAGCAGCAGAGCTTCAAGGATGAAGTGCGCCCGAAGATCCTCAAGGACAACGCGGTGCGCCTGCTCGGGCTGGATACAGCGGCCGGCGCCGCTGCCGGCGCTGCCGGCGCAGGGGAAAGCGCATGA
- a CDS encoding acyl-CoA dehydrogenase family protein, translating to MTGVLTEPRLYPDCDPFNVEGRLTEAEKAPLRRLRRVLEDSARPLLAEYWEAGEFPYQLDGPLRELNLMVPQELTADGAEPRALYHGFRIFELARTDASLATYYTAQAGLFRTACRVGGTPEQFAQWDPLITSFEMTGVFCLTEPEHGSDIAGGLATSARRDGEEWILDGAKRWIGGAFTADYLAVFARDVADGQVKGFLVDREAPGVRLEKIRGKTSLRMMQNADIYLDGVRVPESRRLGNVNSFKDVAAMLRAMRSDVAWIATGIQAGAYEAALRYVRSREQFGRSLGSFQLVQEKLARMLGNVTASLNLVAGLAERQQEGIFRDEDSALAKMWISLHMRETVALAREVVGGNGITLATDVARFHADAEAVYSYEGTHEINALVVGRAVTGKSAFA from the coding sequence ATGACCGGGGTGCTGACCGAGCCGCGCCTGTACCCCGACTGCGATCCGTTCAACGTCGAGGGGCGGTTGACCGAGGCGGAGAAGGCTCCGCTGCGGCGCCTGCGGCGCGTGCTGGAGGACTCCGCCCGGCCGCTGCTGGCCGAGTACTGGGAGGCCGGGGAGTTCCCGTACCAATTGGACGGCCCGCTGCGGGAGCTGAACCTGATGGTTCCTCAGGAGCTGACTGCCGACGGCGCCGAACCCCGCGCGCTCTACCACGGCTTCCGGATCTTCGAACTGGCCCGCACCGACGCCTCGCTTGCCACTTACTACACCGCGCAGGCCGGGCTCTTCCGCACAGCCTGCCGGGTAGGCGGAACGCCGGAGCAGTTCGCGCAGTGGGATCCGTTGATCACCTCCTTTGAGATGACCGGCGTGTTCTGCCTGACCGAGCCCGAGCACGGTTCGGACATTGCCGGCGGGTTGGCGACGTCGGCACGCCGTGACGGCGAGGAGTGGATCCTGGACGGGGCCAAGCGGTGGATCGGCGGGGCGTTCACTGCCGACTACCTGGCAGTCTTCGCCCGGGACGTCGCCGACGGACAGGTCAAGGGGTTCCTCGTGGACCGTGAAGCGCCCGGGGTGCGGCTCGAAAAGATCCGCGGCAAAACGTCGCTGCGGATGATGCAGAATGCCGATATTTACCTCGACGGTGTCCGTGTTCCTGAATCCCGTCGGCTCGGCAACGTGAACTCCTTTAAGGATGTCGCGGCGATGCTGCGGGCTATGCGGTCCGACGTCGCCTGGATTGCCACCGGCATCCAGGCCGGAGCATACGAAGCGGCCCTGCGGTACGTGCGCAGCCGCGAACAGTTCGGCCGGTCGCTGGGCAGCTTCCAGCTGGTCCAGGAAAAACTTGCCCGCATGCTGGGCAACGTCACCGCGTCCCTGAATCTGGTGGCAGGCCTCGCGGAGCGCCAGCAGGAAGGGATTTTCCGGGATGAGGATTCCGCCCTGGCGAAGATGTGGATCAGCCTGCACATGCGTGAAACCGTTGCCCTGGCCCGCGAAGTGGTCGGCGGCAACGGGATCACCCTGGCCACCGACGTCGCCCGTTTCCACGCCGACGCCGAGGCCGTCTATTCCTACGAGGGAACCCACGAAATCAATGCGCTGGTCGTAGGCCGCGCAGTCACCGGCAAGAGCGCCTTCGCCTGA
- a CDS encoding MaoC family dehydratase yields the protein MTEAPASAQTVVAFEEVKDLIGQNVGTSAYREITQGQVDLFADATDDHQWIHVDPERAKDGPFGAPIAHGFLTLSLLIPMWGELLDVTGVKTKVNYGLDKVRFTSPVKVGSRIRMTATIAEVQEVKGNGLHVVADLTIEIEGQERPAVIARFLSRLYA from the coding sequence ATGACTGAAGCACCCGCCTCCGCCCAGACCGTCGTAGCGTTCGAAGAGGTCAAGGACCTCATCGGCCAGAACGTCGGCACCTCTGCCTACCGCGAGATTACGCAGGGTCAGGTGGACCTGTTTGCCGATGCCACCGACGACCATCAGTGGATTCACGTTGATCCGGAGCGGGCCAAGGACGGCCCCTTCGGCGCCCCGATAGCCCACGGGTTCCTGACGCTGTCGCTGCTGATCCCGATGTGGGGCGAGCTGCTCGACGTGACGGGCGTCAAGACAAAGGTCAACTACGGCCTGGACAAGGTCCGCTTCACCTCACCGGTGAAGGTCGGTTCCCGGATCCGGATGACCGCCACAATCGCCGAGGTCCAGGAGGTCAAGGGCAACGGCCTGCACGTGGTCGCGGACCTCACCATCGAAATCGAGGGCCAGGAGCGTCCGGCCGTTATCGCCCGGTTCCTCAGCCGGCTGTACGCCTAG
- a CDS encoding hexameric tyrosine-coordinated heme protein, with the protein MELVPNNSLKCGTPEEGRQLAIQLALQTAFAIQPDGQAEHIIRDAYANNPDGIIAASHVVATEFATVAAANNYWR; encoded by the coding sequence ATGGAACTTGTTCCGAACAATTCCCTAAAGTGCGGAACGCCGGAGGAAGGCCGGCAGCTGGCCATTCAACTGGCACTGCAGACCGCCTTTGCCATCCAGCCGGACGGGCAGGCGGAGCACATCATCCGGGATGCCTATGCCAACAACCCGGACGGCATCATCGCAGCCTCGCACGTGGTGGCCACAGAGTTCGCGACCGTTGCGGCCGCGAACAACTACTGGCGGTAG
- a CDS encoding SDR family NAD(P)-dependent oxidoreductase, producing MDLQDKIAVITGAGSGMGLAAARAFLAEGARVYALDISQDAVDREFGEEPHATGLAVDIADSAAVTAAFKRVADEQGRLDVLINAAGVNTPHRQATEWLDGINHRMLAAMKAGEPFSPEFITEIPDEDFDRVMRINVYGTFYCLRAAVPLLKAAGGGAVVNFASVAGLVGLPMPTYYPASKAAVVGMTRTTAGELAPFGIRVNALAPAGINTPLLTQSGEEHVQALLALQPLKRLAEPEEIARTLVFLASDAGAHYTGQVLSPSGGALMS from the coding sequence GTGGACCTGCAGGACAAGATCGCAGTCATTACCGGAGCCGGCTCGGGAATGGGTCTGGCCGCCGCCCGGGCTTTTCTGGCCGAAGGCGCCAGGGTCTATGCCCTGGACATCTCCCAGGACGCCGTGGACCGTGAATTCGGTGAGGAACCGCACGCCACCGGGCTGGCTGTGGACATTGCCGACTCGGCCGCTGTCACCGCAGCGTTTAAGCGGGTGGCAGACGAGCAGGGCCGATTGGATGTGCTGATCAACGCGGCCGGCGTGAATACCCCTCACCGGCAGGCCACCGAGTGGCTGGACGGAATCAACCACCGGATGCTGGCCGCAATGAAGGCCGGAGAGCCGTTCAGCCCTGAATTCATCACAGAGATTCCTGACGAGGACTTCGACCGCGTCATGCGGATCAATGTTTACGGAACTTTTTACTGCCTGCGCGCAGCCGTCCCGCTGCTGAAGGCCGCCGGCGGGGGCGCCGTCGTCAACTTCGCCTCGGTGGCCGGACTTGTGGGCCTGCCCATGCCCACCTACTACCCCGCATCCAAGGCCGCAGTCGTCGGGATGACTCGCACCACCGCCGGTGAACTGGCCCCCTTCGGCATCCGCGTGAACGCACTGGCTCCTGCCGGCATCAACACTCCCCTGCTGACCCAGTCCGGGGAGGAGCATGTTCAGGCACTGCTGGCGCTGCAACCGCTGAAACGGCTCGCCGAACCCGAGGAGATTGCCCGGACTCTGGTCTTCCTGGCCTCCGACGCCGGCGCTCATTACACCGGACAGGTGCTCTCGCCGTCCGGCGGCGCCCTGATGTCCTGA
- a CDS encoding serine hydrolase translates to MINNVEGLNTSALKTLEDTIEADIQRGDYDGVNIIVARHGRIGLQGSYGFAERETSRATQRGDVYRILSMSKAFTNTLAYRALGEGRLALSTRVVDVIPEFFGTDRFRAVRKDRINLGHLLTHRSGMPATPDPGLPAERFGVLADVIAALGSVDVVNDPGSNLNYAPSINHALIGEMVRRVYGYEHFRDLARDLVFDPLGMQDTAFGLPSGRTGRAVPLKVYVPEDGWLAPEDIECLNTHITEDAEMPWVGATSTVDDVFRFAELFRNRGAVDGEQLLAPAVIDAATTLQTGDLPNDLYAGIAAMRGWETPRGNFGLGFSLSGTGTAPSFFGPFTSPRTFGNYGAGSTLFWVDPARDLTFVFLSSGVMDEGENVARFQKISTLAVAAAL, encoded by the coding sequence ATGATCAACAACGTTGAGGGTCTGAACACCTCTGCCCTGAAAACCCTTGAAGACACCATCGAGGCGGACATCCAACGCGGCGACTACGACGGGGTGAACATCATCGTGGCCCGCCACGGCCGGATCGGCCTGCAGGGCAGCTACGGGTTCGCCGAACGGGAAACCAGCCGGGCAACTCAGCGCGGGGACGTTTACCGCATCCTGTCCATGTCCAAGGCATTCACCAACACGCTGGCCTACCGTGCCCTCGGTGAGGGCAGGCTCGCGCTGTCCACTCGCGTGGTGGACGTGATACCCGAGTTCTTCGGCACCGACCGGTTCCGTGCCGTACGCAAGGACAGAATCAATCTTGGTCACCTGCTGACGCACCGCTCCGGCATGCCCGCGACCCCGGACCCCGGACTGCCGGCGGAACGTTTCGGTGTCCTGGCCGATGTCATTGCTGCTCTGGGGAGCGTGGACGTGGTCAATGATCCAGGCAGCAACCTCAATTACGCCCCTTCCATCAACCACGCGCTCATCGGTGAGATGGTCCGCCGCGTCTACGGCTACGAGCATTTCCGCGATTTGGCCCGGGACCTGGTCTTCGATCCTCTGGGGATGCAGGACACTGCCTTCGGGCTCCCGTCGGGGAGGACCGGACGCGCGGTACCGCTGAAGGTTTACGTGCCTGAAGACGGCTGGCTGGCACCCGAGGATATCGAATGCCTGAACACGCATATCACCGAGGACGCGGAGATGCCCTGGGTCGGCGCCACCTCCACGGTCGATGACGTGTTCCGATTTGCCGAATTGTTCCGCAACCGCGGCGCCGTCGACGGCGAGCAGCTGCTGGCGCCTGCCGTCATCGACGCTGCCACCACCCTGCAGACCGGGGACCTGCCCAACGACCTGTACGCAGGAATCGCTGCCATGCGGGGTTGGGAAACCCCGCGCGGCAACTTTGGACTCGGTTTTTCCCTTTCCGGCACAGGTACCGCTCCCAGCTTCTTCGGCCCGTTCACCAGCCCCCGGACTTTCGGCAACTACGGGGCCGGATCGACCCTGTTCTGGGTGGATCCCGCGCGCGATCTCACGTTCGTATTCCTCTCTTCCGGCGTGATGGATGAGGGCGAGAACGTGGCCCGCTTCCAGAAAATCTCAACGCTCGCCGTCGCCGCTGCCCTCTGA
- a CDS encoding cytochrome P450, producing the protein MTAVPSAPSKCPVAHGFDAMGDAYYRDPAAHFAEVRDETPTFFYPHLNAWIVTRREDALTVLSDWQKFSSASNGGLIEVPEAYQSTIPAELMSRILVGSDPPGHTTARSVAQLGFLQERMDALQPEIESRAHRIIDGFEDQGKGNLLEDYCLELTTQTLMALMGLDYEYDAMMRQLRDDFFQILASAQEPFPEPLRSQVWKRYTEANLVLRDIIESRRNSDAGDLISVMASARSEDGGYALGADQIAIHLTEFAAAGTDTTAQAMANAVLFLAANPQAREDALAEPELWPRVFEETVRRRPSSTFASRRSNIDIELGGAQIKAGDMVWLALASVNTDPAHVDSPFAFDIHRQDPVDHLAFSTGRHKCLGNPLARVQGAAGLKVLYERLPSMRPDDADAVDFVRFALLPARRSLNVHWDVADVARSRERAVRTLNLRVLERREESDGVVSLLLGHPDGGALPGWKPGAHIDLHVPGDPETLVRQYSLCSDPGNTAAYRVGVLRSDTGRGGSLAVHRTLHQGSTVTVSWPRNNFRFAPSPKYLFIAGGIGITPLLTMIREAEQAGADWQLVYGGRTRASMAFLEELAAYGERVTLVPQDTHGLMDLPGLLQDAREETLIYCCGPEPVLRAVETYSAHWRKGSLRVERFAAKVLERSEPDTAFEVEFAASGVTVEVGPDESILDAADRAGLPVISSCKTGTCGTCETRIVSGRAEHRDSILTPDEQDANETLMICVSRAGRGCPRLVLDR; encoded by the coding sequence ATGACCGCTGTCCCCTCCGCTCCGTCAAAATGCCCCGTGGCCCACGGCTTCGATGCTATGGGCGATGCCTACTACCGCGACCCGGCCGCACACTTTGCGGAAGTCCGTGACGAGACCCCCACCTTCTTTTATCCGCACCTCAATGCCTGGATTGTCACCCGCCGCGAGGATGCCCTGACCGTGCTCTCCGACTGGCAGAAGTTCTCTTCCGCATCCAACGGCGGATTGATCGAGGTGCCGGAGGCCTACCAGTCCACCATTCCCGCCGAGCTGATGTCCCGCATCCTCGTGGGATCGGATCCGCCCGGACACACCACCGCCCGCAGTGTGGCACAGCTGGGCTTCCTGCAGGAACGCATGGACGCGCTGCAGCCGGAGATCGAGTCCCGCGCGCACCGCATCATTGACGGGTTCGAGGACCAGGGGAAGGGCAACCTGCTGGAGGATTACTGCCTCGAGCTGACCACCCAAACCCTGATGGCCCTCATGGGTCTCGATTACGAATATGACGCGATGATGCGCCAGCTGCGGGACGACTTCTTCCAGATTCTGGCCTCGGCGCAGGAGCCGTTCCCGGAACCCCTCCGCTCGCAGGTCTGGAAACGCTACACCGAGGCAAACCTCGTGCTGCGGGACATCATTGAATCACGCCGCAACTCCGACGCCGGGGACCTGATCAGCGTGATGGCTTCCGCGCGGAGCGAAGACGGTGGATATGCCCTCGGCGCGGACCAAATAGCCATACACCTCACCGAGTTTGCCGCGGCAGGCACCGACACCACCGCTCAGGCCATGGCGAACGCAGTACTGTTCCTGGCCGCAAACCCGCAGGCACGGGAAGATGCCCTGGCCGAGCCTGAGCTCTGGCCGCGGGTCTTTGAGGAAACCGTCCGCCGCAGACCTTCCTCCACGTTCGCTTCCCGCCGGTCCAACATTGACATTGAGCTCGGCGGGGCACAGATCAAGGCCGGGGACATGGTCTGGCTTGCCCTGGCCTCGGTGAACACAGATCCGGCCCACGTGGACAGTCCGTTTGCCTTCGATATCCACCGCCAGGATCCAGTAGACCATTTGGCCTTCTCCACCGGACGCCACAAGTGCCTGGGCAACCCGCTCGCCCGGGTCCAGGGGGCTGCGGGTTTGAAGGTGCTTTACGAACGCCTGCCCTCAATGCGCCCGGACGACGCTGATGCCGTGGACTTCGTCCGGTTTGCTCTGCTGCCCGCGCGCCGCTCACTCAACGTGCACTGGGACGTGGCCGACGTCGCCCGCTCCCGGGAACGCGCCGTGCGAACCCTGAACCTGCGGGTCCTGGAGCGCCGGGAAGAATCCGACGGCGTGGTCTCCCTGCTCCTGGGCCACCCCGATGGAGGCGCCCTGCCCGGGTGGAAGCCAGGCGCGCACATCGATCTGCACGTACCCGGGGACCCCGAGACGCTGGTGCGCCAGTATTCGCTGTGCTCGGATCCGGGCAACACAGCAGCCTACCGCGTGGGTGTGCTGCGGTCCGATACCGGACGCGGCGGCTCGCTGGCGGTGCACCGTACGCTCCATCAAGGCAGTACGGTCACCGTTTCCTGGCCACGGAACAACTTCCGCTTTGCCCCCTCACCGAAGTACCTCTTCATTGCCGGTGGCATTGGCATCACCCCGCTCCTGACCATGATCCGCGAAGCGGAACAGGCCGGCGCCGACTGGCAACTGGTGTACGGCGGACGCACACGGGCTTCAATGGCGTTCCTCGAGGAACTGGCCGCCTACGGGGAGCGCGTCACCCTCGTGCCGCAGGACACCCACGGACTGATGGATTTGCCGGGACTGCTGCAGGACGCGCGGGAAGAAACCCTCATCTACTGCTGCGGACCCGAACCGGTGCTGCGGGCCGTGGAGACCTACTCTGCCCATTGGCGCAAGGGCTCACTGCGGGTGGAACGGTTTGCCGCCAAGGTGCTGGAACGCTCTGAACCGGACACTGCCTTCGAGGTGGAGTTCGCAGCCTCGGGAGTCACCGTTGAAGTGGGTCCGGACGAAAGCATCCTCGACGCTGCGGACCGGGCCGGGCTGCCGGTGATTTCTTCCTGCAAGACGGGAACCTGCGGCACCTGCGAAACCCGGATCGTGTCCGGGCGGGCCGAACACCGTGACTCGATCCTCACGCCGGACGAACAGGATGCCAATGAGACGTTGATGATCTGCGTATCCCGGGCCGGGCGGGGCTGTCCGCGGCTGGTCCTGGACCGGTAG
- a CDS encoding TetR family transcriptional regulator, with amino-acid sequence MNLREQQRSETRQRFIDTAMQLFQEQGFTATSMNQIAVAAGGSRANLYLHFRNKPELVMAKMRDIEQEITDGYRALDELPQHDFAALRGWLVDTKGLWSRYAIEFAAMEQAMAADTAVADEWLGMLRRVSGSMERLYRSCSSQQEREELQTHLVTFMMSLDRNFYFLYVRGHQERHEMVLDALTRQLLSLFADRFPSQ; translated from the coding sequence GTGAATCTGCGCGAGCAGCAACGGAGCGAAACCCGGCAGCGGTTCATTGACACCGCCATGCAGTTGTTTCAGGAGCAGGGGTTCACCGCGACCAGCATGAACCAGATCGCGGTTGCCGCCGGCGGCAGCCGCGCCAACCTCTACCTGCATTTCCGGAACAAGCCTGAACTGGTCATGGCCAAAATGCGGGACATTGAACAGGAAATCACGGACGGCTACCGCGCGCTGGATGAGCTGCCGCAGCACGATTTTGCCGCCCTCCGCGGGTGGCTGGTAGACACCAAAGGGCTCTGGTCGCGGTACGCAATCGAATTTGCGGCCATGGAGCAGGCCATGGCCGCAGACACGGCGGTGGCGGACGAGTGGCTCGGGATGCTGCGGCGCGTCAGCGGGTCAATGGAGCGGCTCTACCGCTCCTGCTCCTCGCAACAGGAGCGGGAAGAGCTGCAGACCCATCTCGTGACTTTCATGATGAGTTTGGACCGCAACTTCTACTTCCTCTACGTCCGGGGACACCAGGAGCGGCACGAGATGGTGCTCGATGCGCTGACCCGCCAACTCTTGAGCCTGTTCGCTGACAGGTTTCCGTCCCAGTAG
- a CDS encoding glycosyltransferase family 9 protein: protein MKQKTTEQRGPLYPRSDRPGLVRGVGPLAAPFPEVQKIAVLRGGGLGDLMFALPAVEALAAAYPSASITLLGTALHAALLTNRPGPVQRVEVLPAAPGIASGAEDPEAVEAFLARMQRERFDLAVQVHGGGRNSNPFLLRLGARHTVGTRTPDAAALERSIPYIYYQHEVFRALEVAGLAGAAPVSLDAQLPVLPEEVAAARALVLPGRNLVTLHPGATDPRRRWPASCFAEVAVRAVARGCQVVVVGDDADRGLAQYVVDLALAEAGPDAPVRSLAGELGIGTLGALLQASAVMVGNDSGPRHLAQAAGAATVGIYWFGNVVNAGAMGRTRHRVHMSWVSECPVCKADVTQVGWTAERCEHDDSFVAEVRTADVWADVDQLLG from the coding sequence ATGAAGCAGAAGACCACGGAACAGCGCGGGCCGCTGTACCCCCGGAGCGACCGGCCGGGGCTTGTCCGCGGCGTCGGCCCCCTGGCCGCACCCTTTCCGGAGGTGCAGAAAATCGCCGTGCTGCGCGGCGGAGGGCTGGGAGACCTGATGTTCGCCCTGCCGGCGGTCGAAGCTCTCGCCGCCGCATATCCGTCCGCGTCCATCACGCTGCTTGGCACTGCGCTGCACGCCGCCCTCCTGACGAACCGGCCCGGGCCGGTGCAGCGGGTGGAGGTCCTGCCCGCCGCCCCCGGCATTGCCTCCGGAGCGGAGGACCCGGAGGCCGTTGAGGCATTCCTGGCCCGGATGCAGCGGGAGCGGTTTGATCTGGCCGTACAGGTGCACGGCGGCGGCCGGAATTCGAATCCCTTCCTGCTCCGCCTGGGGGCACGGCACACGGTGGGGACCCGCACCCCCGATGCCGCCGCCCTGGAGCGGAGCATTCCCTACATCTACTACCAGCACGAGGTATTCCGGGCGCTGGAAGTGGCCGGGCTCGCCGGAGCAGCCCCCGTCAGCCTGGACGCGCAGCTGCCCGTCCTGCCCGAAGAGGTAGCGGCGGCGCGGGCCTTGGTATTGCCGGGCCGGAACCTGGTGACCCTGCACCCCGGGGCCACGGACCCGCGGCGCAGGTGGCCGGCGTCGTGCTTCGCGGAGGTGGCGGTGCGTGCCGTCGCCCGGGGCTGCCAGGTTGTGGTGGTGGGCGACGACGCCGACCGGGGCCTCGCGCAGTACGTCGTGGACCTTGCGCTCGCCGAGGCTGGACCCGACGCGCCCGTCCGCTCGCTCGCCGGCGAACTGGGCATCGGCACGCTCGGGGCCCTGCTGCAGGCCAGTGCGGTGATGGTGGGCAATGACAGCGGACCCCGGCATCTGGCGCAGGCGGCCGGAGCCGCCACGGTGGGGATCTACTGGTTCGGCAACGTCGTCAACGCCGGGGCGATGGGCCGCACCCGGCACCGGGTGCACATGTCCTGGGTGTCGGAGTGTCCCGTCTGCAAGGCTGACGTCACCCAGGTCGGCTGGACTGCCGAGCGGTGCGAACACGATGACTCGTTTGTGGCGGAAGTCCGGACCGCAGATGTGTGGGCCGACGTCGACCAGCTGCTCGGGTAG
- a CDS encoding aldehyde dehydrogenase: protein MSTTIQPPVPRSASPMHPTGSPEPLTICDPRDGTLVGRVEQDGRAGIRAAVAAARGALPGWAGTDPAERGRLLHAAAAALELRAAELAEWNTRETGRPAAEALAGVQAGVSTLEQYAELGPVHRGLSLRGAALAADYTVAGPRGVAVVLTPWNDPVAVAAGLIGAALVTGNTVIHKPSERSPHTGKLLGEILAPAFPAGVLTTVTGGPDVGTQLTLEAGVDVLAHVGSSATGARIARTAALTGAHVILENGGNDPLLVDADVDPRWAAGQAAVGAFSNSGQICTAVERIYVHRNIADAFCAELMAEARRRNRGQAMAPLVDTRLRDTVHQQVTQALVRGATVAEGGALPEGPGAHYPATVLLNCSAGMEVFDAETFGPVAAVQVVDSFDEGLALAAAGSYGLAATVLTGSIAHAQQAVAALDVGTVKINAVFGGAPGGSAQPRRRSGRGFGYGPELLDEFSLVKVVHVGSPGTASPGLPE from the coding sequence ATGTCCACCACCATTCAGCCGCCGGTCCCCCGGTCCGCCTCCCCAATGCACCCCACCGGTTCCCCCGAGCCGCTCACCATTTGCGATCCACGGGACGGAACGCTGGTGGGTCGGGTGGAGCAGGACGGACGGGCCGGCATCCGAGCCGCCGTGGCGGCAGCCCGCGGCGCCCTCCCCGGGTGGGCAGGCACCGACCCCGCAGAGCGGGGGCGCCTCCTGCACGCCGCTGCCGCTGCCCTGGAGCTGCGGGCCGCCGAACTGGCCGAGTGGAACACCCGTGAGACCGGACGGCCCGCGGCCGAAGCCCTTGCCGGGGTGCAGGCCGGGGTGTCCACGTTGGAGCAATACGCCGAACTTGGCCCTGTGCACCGGGGGCTCAGCCTCCGCGGTGCGGCACTCGCTGCGGACTACACGGTAGCCGGGCCGCGCGGCGTCGCCGTGGTGCTGACCCCGTGGAACGACCCGGTGGCCGTTGCCGCCGGGTTGATCGGCGCGGCGCTGGTCACCGGAAACACGGTGATTCACAAGCCCAGCGAGCGTTCTCCCCACACCGGGAAACTGCTCGGGGAGATCCTCGCCCCGGCGTTCCCCGCCGGTGTCCTGACAACGGTCACCGGCGGCCCGGACGTGGGTACCCAACTGACCTTGGAAGCAGGGGTGGACGTCCTGGCACACGTGGGTTCCAGTGCGACGGGTGCGAGGATTGCCCGGACGGCTGCCCTGACGGGAGCCCACGTCATCCTCGAGAACGGCGGCAATGATCCGCTGCTGGTTGATGCAGACGTGGATCCGCGATGGGCGGCCGGACAGGCAGCTGTCGGGGCATTCAGCAACAGCGGCCAGATCTGTACCGCGGTGGAGCGCATTTACGTTCACCGCAACATCGCGGATGCGTTCTGCGCCGAGCTGATGGCCGAAGCGCGGCGACGAAACCGAGGGCAGGCGATGGCGCCGCTGGTGGATACCCGGCTCCGCGATACCGTGCACCAGCAGGTAACCCAGGCGCTGGTCCGCGGCGCGACGGTTGCGGAGGGCGGCGCGTTACCGGAAGGACCCGGAGCCCACTACCCCGCTACCGTCCTGCTGAACTGTTCGGCGGGGATGGAGGTCTTCGACGCCGAAACGTTCGGCCCCGTGGCCGCCGTGCAGGTGGTGGACAGCTTCGACGAAGGGCTCGCCCTGGCCGCTGCGGGATCCTACGGGCTGGCCGCCACGGTCTTGACGGGCAGCATTGCCCACGCTCAGCAGGCAGTGGCTGCCCTGGACGTGGGCACCGTGAAGATCAACGCCGTGTTCGGCGGCGCCCCGGGCGGCTCGGCACAGCCCAGGCGTCGGAGCGGCCGCGGCTTTGGCTACGGCCCGGAACTGCTGGACGAGTTCTCCCTCGTAAAGGTGGTCCACGTCGGCTCTCCGGGCACCGCCTCACCGGGACTGCCGGAGTGA